A stretch of Lentibacillus sp. JNUCC-1 DNA encodes these proteins:
- a CDS encoding glycerol-3-phosphate dehydrogenase/oxidase, translating to MKTGLVEMQDFAAGTSSRSTKLVHGGLRYLKQFEVKMVAEVGKERAIVYENGPHVTTPEWMMLPFYKGGNFGPFTSNAGLRVYDLLAGVKKGERRVMLSRTEALQKEPLIKEEELKGAGYYVEYKTDDARLTIEVLKKAVDLGAAALNYAKATEFVYDEDEKLIGVVIEDQITGHTETVYAKKIVNAAGPWVDDLRDMDGSRTDKSLHLTKGVHLVFSQKHFPLGQAIYFDAPDGRMIFAIPRGDKTYVGTTDTEYDGDIAHPIVTKEDRDYLLAAINYEFPTLNAIPEHVESSWAGLRPLIAESGKNPDEISRKDEIFYSDSGLISIAGGKLTGYRKMAEHVVDEVAHQLKKEAQILYSGSHTEHLPISGGVVGGSKQFHQFKLKKIEEGMALGLTADETDLLVQKYGGNTELLFDIIRTHESEAKAADLPITIFAELVYAIKYEMAFKPVDFFIRRTGALFFDITYVKEYKKAVIDHMAKTLNWTQGQKSAFRNELETLVDEAANPK from the coding sequence ATGAAAACAGGGTTAGTGGAAATGCAGGACTTTGCGGCAGGCACATCAAGTCGGTCTACAAAGCTTGTTCACGGCGGTTTGCGTTATCTAAAGCAATTCGAAGTCAAGATGGTTGCTGAAGTTGGGAAAGAACGTGCCATTGTTTACGAAAACGGCCCCCATGTGACGACACCGGAATGGATGATGCTGCCATTTTATAAAGGCGGTAACTTCGGCCCGTTCACTTCTAACGCGGGACTCCGTGTGTATGATCTATTGGCCGGAGTTAAAAAAGGCGAACGTCGCGTAATGCTCAGCAGAACAGAAGCTTTGCAAAAAGAACCGCTTATCAAAGAGGAAGAGCTCAAAGGCGCTGGATATTACGTTGAATATAAAACCGACGATGCACGCCTGACCATTGAAGTCTTGAAAAAAGCAGTTGACCTAGGGGCCGCGGCACTTAATTATGCAAAAGCAACTGAATTTGTATATGATGAGGATGAAAAGCTCATTGGAGTTGTGATTGAAGATCAAATCACAGGTCATACGGAAACTGTTTATGCCAAAAAGATCGTCAATGCTGCAGGCCCATGGGTAGATGATTTGAGGGATATGGACGGGTCACGAACAGACAAATCCCTCCATCTTACAAAAGGTGTTCACCTTGTTTTTTCACAGAAGCATTTCCCTCTCGGACAAGCGATCTATTTTGATGCACCGGATGGTCGCATGATTTTTGCCATTCCGCGAGGAGATAAGACCTATGTGGGAACCACAGATACAGAATATGATGGTGATATAGCTCATCCGATCGTAACAAAGGAGGACCGGGACTATTTACTGGCTGCGATCAATTATGAGTTTCCGACCTTAAATGCCATTCCGGAACATGTTGAATCAAGCTGGGCGGGTCTGCGGCCTCTCATTGCTGAATCCGGAAAAAATCCAGATGAAATCTCTCGTAAAGATGAAATATTCTATTCAGATTCAGGTCTTATATCCATTGCTGGCGGAAAGCTGACCGGGTACCGTAAAATGGCTGAGCATGTCGTTGATGAAGTGGCACATCAATTAAAGAAAGAAGCGCAGATCCTTTATTCCGGTTCTCACACGGAACATCTGCCAATCTCGGGTGGTGTCGTTGGCGGTTCTAAACAATTCCATCAGTTTAAATTGAAAAAGATAGAAGAAGGAATGGCACTTGGACTTACCGCAGACGAAACTGATTTGCTCGTTCAAAAGTATGGTGGAAACACAGAACTTCTGTTTGATATCATTCGAACACATGAATCTGAAGCCAAAGCTGCTGACCTTCCCATTACTATATTTGCCGAGCTCGTATATGCAATCAAATATGAAATGGCATTTAAGCCGGTTGATTTCTTCATTCGCCGGACAGGTGCACTTTTCTTTGATATCACATATGTGAAGGAATATAAAAAGGCGGTCATTGATCATATGGCTAAAACCTTGAACTGGACGCAGGGCCAAAAGTCTGCCTTCAGAAACGAACTGGAAACATTAGTCGATGAAGCAGCCAATCCAAAGTGA
- a CDS encoding tetratricopeptide repeat protein: MHVTKESESTNNNNLIPFVPEGDFYFVKGVEAFQRRKFHMALKWMSKAIEMKPHDPAYRCQKSVIYTEIGAYEKANALLVSVLHDYKERYPDVYYLMANNYAHLGLLNDARKYAETYLELEPNGDFKRETNDLLEMLDIEEADDEWDIDEDELIILQETIFYHMENNEWDEAMPLLNEMMALYPDYPLARHDYAFALFCSGLEEQAIEQEEEMLREEPGNLNSLMNLAVFYKKRHVDAYEAYIQTLLTVYPIHEQQKLRLAVTLGRVDCHEAAYVRFKSLVKSHINSPSYYRWYTRSAAALGKIEQAVELWAEGCRVHPQLKKEKVPFATL; encoded by the coding sequence ATGCACGTTACGAAAGAATCCGAATCAACGAATAACAATAATTTAATTCCATTTGTTCCCGAGGGGGACTTTTATTTTGTGAAAGGTGTGGAAGCCTTTCAAAGACGCAAATTTCATATGGCGTTAAAGTGGATGTCCAAAGCCATTGAAATGAAACCACATGATCCGGCTTACCGATGCCAAAAGTCTGTAATTTATACTGAGATTGGTGCATATGAAAAAGCCAACGCTTTGCTTGTTTCTGTTCTGCATGATTATAAGGAGCGGTATCCGGATGTTTATTATCTGATGGCCAACAATTACGCCCATCTGGGATTGTTGAATGATGCTCGCAAATATGCTGAGACATATTTGGAATTGGAACCCAATGGTGATTTTAAAAGAGAAACAAACGATCTTCTCGAAATGCTTGATATAGAAGAAGCAGACGACGAGTGGGATATCGACGAAGATGAATTAATCATCCTGCAAGAGACGATCTTTTATCATATGGAAAATAATGAATGGGATGAAGCGATGCCGTTATTGAATGAAATGATGGCCCTTTATCCGGACTATCCTTTGGCACGTCATGATTATGCGTTTGCCCTATTTTGTTCTGGTCTTGAGGAGCAGGCGATTGAACAAGAAGAGGAAATGCTGAGAGAAGAACCGGGTAATCTGAACAGCTTAATGAACCTGGCTGTATTTTACAAAAAACGCCATGTTGATGCATATGAAGCTTATATACAGACATTACTAACGGTATATCCGATTCATGAACAGCAAAAATTACGTTTAGCAGTGACCTTGGGCAGGGTTGACTGTCATGAGGCTGCCTATGTACGATTTAAAAGCCTTGTCAAATCACATATCAACAGTCCATCATATTATAGATGGTATACAAGGAGTGCCGCTGCACTCGGAAAAATAGAGCAAGCCGTGGAACTTTGGGCTGAAGGATGCCGGGTTCACCCGCAATTGAAGAAGGAAAAAGTGCCATTCGCAACACTGTGA
- the trxB gene encoding thioredoxin-disulfide reductase — protein MSEERIYDVIIAGAGPAGMTAAVYASRANLDTLMIERGIPGGQVANTEDVENYPGFDYISGPDLSNKMFEHAKKFGAEYAYGDIVDVEDHGSYKTVKAGKKEYHTKVLIITTGAQHKKIGIPGEEELSGRGVSYCAVCDGAFFRDKNLVVIGGGDSAVEEGIYLTKFAKKVTIVHRRDELRAQKIIQDRAFNNEKIDFIWNTVAERINGPDGKVSSVTLRNRKTDETYDHDIDGVFIYIGMVPLSAPYKNLGILDEEGYIPTNEKMETSVPGVYAAGDIRDKELRQIVTATGDGSIAAEAAQAYIEELKEQEKSAAM, from the coding sequence ATGTCCGAGGAACGGATTTATGACGTTATTATTGCTGGAGCTGGTCCTGCTGGTATGACAGCAGCTGTATATGCTTCAAGAGCGAATCTCGACACATTGATGATCGAGCGCGGTATTCCAGGCGGGCAAGTGGCCAACACGGAAGACGTGGAAAACTACCCTGGATTTGATTATATTTCAGGACCTGACTTGTCTAATAAAATGTTTGAACATGCTAAGAAATTCGGCGCAGAATATGCTTATGGTGATATTGTTGATGTGGAGGACCATGGCAGCTACAAGACTGTTAAAGCCGGAAAAAAAGAATATCACACCAAAGTGCTGATCATTACCACAGGCGCTCAGCATAAGAAAATTGGTATTCCCGGTGAAGAAGAACTAAGCGGCCGCGGTGTCTCTTATTGTGCAGTCTGTGATGGTGCCTTTTTCAGAGACAAGAACCTGGTTGTGATTGGCGGGGGCGACTCTGCAGTTGAAGAGGGCATTTATCTGACTAAGTTTGCTAAGAAAGTTACAATTGTTCACCGCAGAGATGAATTGCGTGCTCAGAAAATCATTCAGGATCGCGCATTTAATAACGAAAAAATTGATTTCATTTGGAATACAGTTGCCGAAAGAATCAACGGCCCTGACGGCAAAGTTTCCAGCGTTACTTTGAGAAACCGTAAAACAGATGAAACGTATGACCACGACATTGACGGTGTATTTATTTATATCGGAATGGTTCCGCTCAGTGCCCCATACAAAAATCTCGGCATTCTTGATGAGGAAGGTTATATCCCTACGAATGAAAAAATGGAAACGAGTGTGCCGGGTGTATATGCTGCTGGGGACATTCGCGACAAAGAACTCCGTCAAATTGTAACAGCTACTGGAGACGGAAGCATTGCAGCAGAAGCCGCTCAAGCTTATATCGAAGAATTGAAAGAACAAGAAAAATCAGCCGCGATGTAA
- a CDS encoding NUDIX hydrolase, with translation MQRVTNCILLNEGHILLLKKPSRGWYAIPGGKMEQGETIKESVTREFREETALELEDPKLMGAFTFNVYSNKELLQEWMMFTFICDTFKGELAEVCREGELVWVPQDQVHTLPMAEGDRSIYKHALHSKGMLYGSFDYTDQYSLIEMRLDPSGY, from the coding sequence ATGCAGCGGGTAACAAATTGCATACTATTGAATGAGGGCCATATTTTACTGCTGAAAAAACCGAGCCGGGGCTGGTACGCTATCCCAGGCGGGAAAATGGAACAAGGTGAAACCATTAAAGAATCGGTAACACGGGAGTTTAGAGAAGAAACAGCTCTTGAACTCGAAGATCCGAAACTGATGGGCGCATTTACGTTTAACGTTTATTCCAATAAAGAATTACTGCAGGAATGGATGATGTTCACATTTATTTGTGATACGTTTAAAGGAGAACTTGCTGAAGTGTGCAGAGAGGGAGAATTGGTGTGGGTGCCACAAGATCAAGTGCACACATTGCCGATGGCTGAAGGAGACAGAAGCATCTATAAACATGCCCTGCATTCCAAAGGCATGCTCTACGGTTCATTTGATTATACAGATCAATATTCATTAATAGAGATGCGTCTTGATCCATCTGGATATTAA
- the rapZ gene encoding RNase adapter RapZ, whose amino-acid sequence MTQKENETKLVIITGMSGAGKTVAVQSFEDLGFYCVDNLPPALLPKFLDLMRDASNNIQKVALVMDLRGREFFDTLFDSLDILSHESWIDEQILFLDAKDEALVSRYKETRRSHPLAKGGLPLQGIELERQLLDELKGRAQRIIDTTELKPKELREEILKDYKEKEQNIFSVHMVSFGFKYGIPIDADLVFDVRFLPNPHYVSHLQPLTGMNKDVASYVFKWSDTQKFNEKVLDLLQFMMPQYKREGKSQLVVAIGCTGGQHRSVALAEYFAKQLSNTYITHITHRDIDKRKGH is encoded by the coding sequence TTGACACAAAAAGAAAATGAAACAAAATTGGTGATTATTACCGGTATGTCAGGCGCCGGAAAAACAGTGGCTGTGCAGAGTTTTGAAGACCTGGGTTTTTATTGTGTCGACAATCTGCCACCGGCCTTGTTGCCTAAATTTCTTGATTTAATGCGGGATGCTTCGAATAACATCCAAAAAGTAGCCCTCGTAATGGATCTCAGAGGACGGGAGTTTTTTGACACACTCTTTGATTCTTTGGATATTTTAAGCCATGAAAGCTGGATAGATGAACAGATCCTCTTTCTTGATGCCAAGGATGAGGCACTCGTCAGCCGCTATAAAGAGACGCGCAGATCCCATCCATTGGCGAAAGGTGGCCTACCTTTACAAGGCATCGAACTGGAAAGACAGCTTCTTGACGAATTAAAGGGCAGAGCCCAGCGTATTATTGATACCACCGAACTTAAGCCTAAAGAATTGCGTGAGGAAATCCTGAAAGATTATAAAGAAAAAGAACAAAATATTTTTTCAGTCCATATGGTGTCATTTGGATTTAAATACGGGATTCCAATTGATGCGGACCTTGTGTTTGATGTCCGCTTTTTACCGAACCCGCATTATGTCAGTCACTTGCAGCCATTAACAGGAATGAATAAAGATGTTGCGTCCTATGTATTTAAATGGTCCGATACCCAGAAGTTTAATGAAAAGGTGCTGGATCTCTTGCAATTTATGATGCCGCAATATAAACGAGAAGGAAAATCCCAACTTGTGGTCGCCATCGGCTGCACGGGTGGACAACACCGCTCTGTTGCACTGGCGGAGTATTTTGCCAAACAACTATCCAATACCTATATTACGCACATTACACATCGGGACATTGATAAAAGAAAGGGGCACTAG
- a CDS encoding gluconeogenesis factor YvcK family protein, translating into MRNPNEPRVVVIGGGTGMPVLLRGLKDLPIQLSALVTVADDGGSTGRLRSEMSIPAPGDIRNVIAALSDAEPMLLELFQHRFAVGNGLSGHSMGNLLLAAMTSVTGDFYTGIKEISRVLNVKGKIYPISNESISLHAKMVDGTLVSGESNIPAANKHIERVFLQPEPIQPFPNAIRAIEKADLIVISPGSLYTSIMPNLIIPGVDEAIRQANGQVVYVCNVMTQAGETTEYTAADHVQAIYDHVGTDCLDAIVVHNEPISKQIRDVYAEENAAPVEYDIDRLLSLGLRVIEGDIIRPDRPTLRHDTDKIAALLYSLIKRT; encoded by the coding sequence ATGAGGAACCCCAACGAACCACGGGTGGTGGTCATTGGCGGGGGAACCGGAATGCCAGTTTTGCTCAGAGGCCTAAAAGATTTGCCGATTCAATTAAGCGCACTTGTGACCGTGGCCGATGATGGGGGCAGTACAGGCAGGTTGCGCTCGGAAATGTCTATTCCGGCCCCCGGTGATATCCGAAACGTGATTGCTGCTCTGTCAGATGCTGAACCAATGCTGCTTGAATTATTTCAGCACCGTTTTGCAGTTGGAAACGGCTTGTCAGGTCATTCCATGGGGAACTTGTTACTTGCCGCCATGACGTCTGTAACAGGCGACTTTTACACAGGAATCAAAGAAATATCGCGTGTTTTGAACGTCAAAGGCAAAATTTACCCCATCTCCAATGAAAGCATATCTTTGCATGCGAAAATGGTTGACGGCACCCTTGTATCAGGCGAGTCAAATATTCCTGCTGCCAATAAACATATTGAGCGTGTTTTTTTACAGCCGGAACCGATTCAGCCGTTTCCTAATGCGATCAGAGCCATTGAAAAAGCTGATTTAATTGTGATTTCTCCCGGTAGCTTATATACAAGTATTATGCCTAACTTGATCATTCCGGGGGTTGACGAGGCCATTAGGCAGGCAAATGGACAAGTCGTTTATGTGTGCAATGTGATGACACAGGCAGGAGAAACGACCGAATATACTGCAGCAGATCATGTTCAGGCGATCTATGATCATGTCGGAACAGACTGTTTGGATGCGATTGTGGTACATAACGAGCCCATCAGCAAACAAATCAGGGATGTATATGCTGAAGAAAATGCAGCCCCTGTTGAATACGATATCGATCGTTTATTGTCATTGGGTCTCCGGGTCATTGAAGGGGACATTATCCGCCCAGACAGACCAACATTACGCCACGATACGGATAAAATAGCTGCTTTATTATATTCATTGATTAAACGGACCTAG
- the whiA gene encoding DNA-binding protein WhiA, whose translation MSFASEIKKELTGVDVKNCCAQAELAAIIRMNGAISLSKQRYVLDVQTENAAIARRIYTLIKTLYDLPVELLVRKKMKLKKNNVYIVRMVKDVERVLGDLGIMRESLQFNKSISDTYLQNQCCSKSYLRGAFLAGGSVNNPETSSYHLEIFNFHESHNEALCDCLNQFDLRARKLERRNGYICYIKEAEKITEFLNIIGAHNALFKFEDVRIVRDMRNSVNRLVNCETANLNKTIGAAFRQIENIKLIDETVGLDALPEKLHEMAELRVKHQDVSLKELGELVSGGKISKSGVNHRLKKIDAFAEKVRQGERV comes from the coding sequence ATGTCATTCGCTTCTGAAATTAAGAAAGAATTAACAGGCGTTGACGTTAAAAACTGTTGCGCTCAGGCTGAACTCGCAGCAATTATCCGCATGAACGGGGCCATTTCTCTATCCAAACAACGTTATGTTTTGGATGTGCAAACAGAGAATGCTGCAATTGCCAGACGCATTTATACGTTGATTAAAACGCTGTACGATCTACCGGTTGAATTGCTCGTCCGGAAGAAAATGAAGCTCAAGAAAAATAACGTATATATTGTCCGAATGGTAAAAGACGTAGAGCGGGTGCTCGGTGACCTGGGCATAATGCGGGAGTCATTGCAATTCAATAAATCCATTTCAGATACGTATTTACAAAATCAATGCTGCAGTAAATCGTATCTGCGGGGCGCCTTTTTAGCAGGTGGTTCGGTGAACAACCCCGAGACTTCTTCGTATCACCTCGAAATCTTCAACTTTCACGAATCGCATAATGAGGCGCTTTGTGACTGTTTAAATCAATTCGACCTGCGTGCCCGCAAACTCGAACGAAGAAATGGCTATATTTGCTATATAAAAGAAGCTGAGAAAATCACTGAATTCCTGAACATCATCGGAGCCCATAACGCCTTGTTTAAATTTGAAGATGTCCGCATCGTAAGAGACATGCGCAATTCTGTTAACCGGTTGGTGAACTGTGAAACCGCCAATTTAAACAAGACCATCGGAGCGGCTTTCCGGCAAATCGAAAATATTAAATTGATTGATGAAACAGTTGGACTGGACGCTTTGCCCGAGAAACTTCATGAAATGGCAGAGCTGCGTGTCAAACATCAGGATGTCTCACTTAAAGAGCTTGGTGAGCTCGTATCAGGCGGCAAAATATCGAAGTCTGGTGTCAATCACCGGTTGAAAAAGATTGATGCATTTGCCGAAAAAGTACGGCAGGGCGAAAGAGTTTAA
- a CDS encoding HPr family phosphocarrier protein, with amino-acid sequence MIEKTVTIQLETGLQARPAAQFVREANRFSAHLYLKKDERQVNAKSIMGIMSLAIGKGEEMTIVADGPDETEAMEHLIAFVG; translated from the coding sequence GTGATTGAAAAAACAGTAACCATACAACTGGAAACAGGTTTACAGGCAAGACCAGCAGCACAATTCGTCCGGGAAGCCAACCGATTTTCAGCACATTTGTATCTTAAAAAAGATGAACGTCAGGTTAATGCAAAAAGCATCATGGGAATAATGAGCCTGGCCATTGGAAAAGGGGAAGAAATGACCATTGTTGCAGATGGTCCGGACGAAACAGAAGCAATGGAACATCTTATTGCGTTTGTGGGATAA
- a CDS encoding tetratricopeptide repeat protein — translation MKINIADFRKKLLAINEIIYFDEYKYLREKASDPLKLRSLISEAEDFLKRSSEDHHYFLHGALGNLYRIDAQTKKAIDCLSYSLNLAVEERNFTREIVSLIRLGEAFKYDQQHHKALDLFNAALDKCEANNVNAYLDFALQHKGKCLLELARLDDAEECFVKALELRKEKREVSLIDSTEQALRLVKDMQPRRT, via the coding sequence ATGAAAATAAATATAGCAGATTTTAGAAAAAAACTCCTCGCTATAAATGAGATTATTTATTTTGACGAATATAAGTACCTTCGCGAAAAAGCATCTGATCCTTTAAAGCTACGTAGCTTAATTAGTGAGGCAGAAGATTTCTTAAAGAGAAGCAGTGAAGATCATCACTATTTTTTACATGGAGCTTTAGGCAACTTATACAGGATCGACGCTCAAACAAAGAAAGCTATTGATTGTTTGTCATATTCTCTTAACCTTGCAGTCGAGGAAAGAAATTTTACAAGAGAAATCGTGTCATTAATTCGGTTGGGTGAGGCTTTTAAATACGATCAACAACATCACAAGGCATTAGACCTATTCAACGCCGCTTTAGATAAGTGTGAAGCCAACAATGTTAATGCATACTTAGATTTTGCATTGCAGCATAAAGGGAAATGTCTTTTGGAATTGGCAAGGCTGGATGATGCCGAAGAATGCTTTGTGAAGGCTTTAGAGTTAAGAAAAGAAAAAAGGGAAGTCTCTCTAATTGATTCTACGGAACAAGCATTAAGGCTGGTAAAAGATATGCAACCTAGACGGACCTAA
- a CDS encoding GNAT family N-acetyltransferase: protein MNTTIEKAKDLKTLSLFLAQMNKEKTSHIGFCGEKPEEIHQTLKDDFIGDGGDVNFFVCRNDSGVILAAIGLDIDGMTAEVWGPFNQTSSVEKQNELWAHLLHANPAVETFQFFINKENTQQQLFMDEIKAEEKGEHLTLQITKKDFEDVGVMKSTPFVRSDFQAFEKIHNGIFPDTYYDAATIKDGLSNDHVLRLLKTESNEIQGYAYFEIDTEMGEASLEYIAIASEFQNKGLGTMLLKETLSEMFSYPQINEVTLTVENSNSLANHVYLKAGFKPKYVLKNYLLKR, encoded by the coding sequence ATGAATACAACAATAGAAAAAGCTAAAGATCTTAAGACGTTATCTCTGTTTTTAGCCCAAATGAATAAGGAGAAGACATCCCACATAGGCTTTTGCGGTGAAAAGCCGGAGGAAATACATCAGACATTGAAAGATGACTTTATCGGTGATGGAGGCGATGTGAATTTTTTTGTCTGCAGGAATGATAGTGGAGTGATCTTGGCAGCTATTGGCTTGGATATAGACGGGATGACTGCAGAGGTGTGGGGGCCGTTTAATCAAACATCTTCTGTAGAAAAACAAAATGAATTATGGGCCCACTTGTTACATGCGAATCCGGCAGTGGAGACCTTTCAATTTTTCATTAATAAAGAAAATACTCAACAACAATTGTTCATGGATGAGATAAAAGCGGAAGAGAAAGGCGAGCATTTAACTCTGCAAATTACAAAGAAGGATTTTGAGGATGTTGGTGTGATGAAAAGCACGCCATTTGTCCGGAGTGATTTTCAAGCATTTGAAAAAATACATAATGGAATTTTCCCAGATACATACTATGACGCAGCAACAATTAAAGATGGACTCAGCAATGACCATGTGTTACGGCTACTTAAGACAGAATCTAATGAGATACAAGGCTATGCCTATTTTGAAATTGATACCGAAATGGGTGAGGCTTCCTTGGAGTACATTGCCATTGCTAGTGAATTTCAAAATAAAGGATTGGGCACGATGTTATTAAAAGAAACATTATCGGAAATGTTCTCATATCCACAGATCAATGAAGTCACATTAACCGTGGAGAATTCGAATAGCCTGGCTAACCATGTGTATCTTAAGGCTGGTTTTAAACCTAAATATGTATTAAAAAATTACCTTCTTAAGCGGTAG
- the clpP gene encoding ATP-dependent Clp endopeptidase proteolytic subunit ClpP → MNLIPTVIEQTNRGERAYDIYSRLLKDRIIMLGSGIDDNVANSIVAQLLFLEAEDPEKDISIYINSPGGSITAGMAIYDTMQFIKPDVSTICTGMAASMGAFLLAAGEKGKRYSLPNSEVMIHQPLGGTQGQATDIEIHARRIIEMKEKMNKILSERTGQPLEVIERDTDRDNFMDADKAVDYGLIDKVLTKKPE, encoded by the coding sequence ATGAATCTGATACCTACAGTTATTGAACAAACGAATCGCGGTGAGCGTGCCTATGATATTTATTCACGTCTGTTAAAAGACCGCATCATCATGCTTGGCAGTGGAATAGATGACAATGTGGCAAACTCAATCGTAGCACAGCTTTTGTTCTTGGAAGCAGAAGATCCTGAAAAAGATATTTCAATTTACATTAACTCACCAGGTGGCTCCATTACTGCCGGGATGGCGATTTATGACACGATGCAGTTTATTAAACCAGATGTATCAACCATTTGCACTGGCATGGCTGCATCAATGGGTGCGTTTCTTTTGGCAGCTGGTGAGAAAGGCAAGCGTTACTCCCTGCCTAACAGTGAAGTTATGATCCACCAGCCACTCGGCGGCACACAAGGTCAGGCAACCGATATTGAAATTCATGCACGCCGCATCATTGAGATGAAAGAAAAGATGAACAAGATTCTTTCAGAGCGTACGGGTCAGCCGCTTGAAGTCATTGAGCGTGACACAGACCGTGATAACTTCATGGACGCAGATAAAGCTGTTGATTATGGCTTGATCGACAAAGTTCTAACAAAAAAACCTGAATAA
- a CDS encoding ABC transporter ATP-binding protein produces the protein MTQPLLKVEHLKKYFPIKGGVFGRNVGQVKAVDDVSFEVMEGEILGIVGESGCGKSTTGKSLLRLIEPTEGKVTYDGHEVTTLNDETMRLLRRDMQIIFQDPYASLNPRHTVEKIIGEPLLVHGMKSAEQRKTRVQELLEVVGLDAYHASRYPHQFSGGQRQRIGIARALANNPKLIICDEPVSALDVSVQSQILNLMEELRDQFNLTYVFIAHDLSVVKHISDRVGVMYLGRMVELANKDHLYDDPKHPYTQALLSAVPTPDPDEKKDRMILKGDVPSPANPPSGCAFHTRCPYVMDVCKLERPAWKEVSENHFAACHLYE, from the coding sequence ATGACACAGCCATTACTGAAAGTTGAACATCTAAAAAAATATTTTCCGATTAAAGGCGGGGTTTTTGGGCGAAATGTGGGGCAAGTAAAGGCAGTAGATGATGTTTCCTTTGAGGTGATGGAAGGCGAGATTCTTGGGATCGTAGGAGAATCCGGCTGTGGTAAGTCTACAACAGGCAAGTCTTTACTCAGGTTGATTGAACCAACAGAAGGAAAAGTCACGTATGACGGGCATGAGGTTACGACGCTTAATGATGAAACGATGCGTCTGCTGAGGCGCGATATGCAAATCATATTTCAAGATCCATATGCCTCGTTAAATCCAAGGCATACTGTGGAAAAAATTATCGGTGAGCCGTTACTCGTTCACGGCATGAAGTCTGCTGAACAACGAAAAACTCGTGTCCAGGAACTTCTCGAGGTCGTGGGACTTGATGCTTACCATGCCTCACGGTATCCCCATCAGTTCAGCGGTGGGCAGCGGCAGCGGATCGGGATTGCGCGGGCACTCGCCAATAATCCCAAGTTGATCATTTGTGATGAGCCCGTATCAGCACTTGATGTCTCAGTGCAGTCACAAATTTTGAACCTTATGGAAGAACTGCGTGATCAGTTTAACCTGACATATGTCTTTATTGCACACGATTTAAGCGTTGTGAAGCACATTAGCGATCGGGTGGGGGTGATGTATCTTGGACGAATGGTCGAGCTTGCGAATAAAGATCACTTGTATGACGATCCGAAACACCCTTATACGCAAGCTCTGTTATCGGCAGTCCCAACGCCCGATCCAGATGAAAAAAAGGACCGGATGATTCTAAAGGGAGATGTGCCAAGTCCGGCAAACCCGCCATCAGGGTGCGCTTTTCATACCAGGTGTCCTTATGTCATGGATGTTTGTAAATTGGAAAGACCGGCATGGAAAGAAGTTTCCGAGAACCATTTTGCAGCATGTCATTTATATGAATGA